A genome region from Blautia coccoides includes the following:
- a CDS encoding histidine phosphatase family protein, translating to MNLIFMRHGMPDIEPDSRRCIGQTDYPLSPYGRKQMEESAVRLKNIYMPNIIYCSPLLRCIQSVCILSQFFCCGIYFAEGLAEIHMGEWENLTFSAIKERYPLHYEERGRAMADHPAPRGETFREVQTRANAMVCRATADADANDTILFVTHIGVIRSLLCLYENRPLDRLFDYSLGYGDYLELN from the coding sequence ATGAATTTGATCTTCATGCGGCATGGTATGCCTGATATTGAACCGGACTCCCGACGATGTATTGGCCAGACGGATTATCCCCTGTCTCCTTACGGAAGAAAACAAATGGAAGAAAGCGCAGTACGGCTGAAAAACATCTACATGCCCAATATCATTTACTGCAGTCCACTTCTGCGCTGTATACAAAGTGTCTGCATATTGAGTCAGTTTTTCTGCTGTGGTATTTATTTTGCAGAAGGTCTGGCAGAAATTCATATGGGAGAATGGGAGAATCTTACCTTTTCTGCCATAAAAGAACGATATCCCCTTCATTATGAGGAGCGTGGACGCGCAATGGCAGATCATCCGGCTCCGCGCGGAGAAACGTTCCGGGAGGTGCAGACACGGGCAAATGCCATGGTCTGCCGGGCCACAGCAGATGCGGATGCAAATGACACGATTTTGTTTGTAACTCATATAGGGGTAATACGCAGTCTTTTGTGCCTGTATGAGAACAGACCGCTGGACCGGTTGTTTGACTATTCTCTTGGCTATGGGGATTATCTTGAGTTGAACTGA
- a CDS encoding DVU_1553 family AMP-dependent CoA ligase, giving the protein MPVKRSVLDTWIEKKEMLSLSSRKALSDWQLKKIRNLLVYAGANSPWYRKRLSGHALPESLEEFASFPLMDGQDLADAGLSMLCVSQGDISRVVTLQTSGTEGRPKRIFYTAGDQELTVSFFHHGMSELTSEGEAVMVFLPFKAEGCVGDLLIRGLKRLGVQPVGYGLMDDLANCAKAILENRISCAVGIPVQFLALGEYCRKRGIHLPLKAVLLSTDYLALPVRERIASALGCEVYNHFGMTETGLGCALECGAHDGMHIRENDIYAEIVHPVTHEVLEDGEWGELVVTTLTRKGMPLLRYRTGDFARLLPGTCACGSRLKRLECGGRLGFGGMIAKLDEALFSMDLLVDYNAEYEPDVKRLTLGLKFMDDRFCVERICADKNSIDISSANGNCMDRNFTSENCNDGSCSDGNCGDGICSDGICSDGICSDENCSDENCNHKNCSDENCSDGNCADGNCNNIIYSNGNCSDGNCNYKNYNYRNRMNRCYIDRNDIDITINKLLSDAGLDIYFNEVCISCSGLSHILDCRAGKRKVKIRGKYEFDLHAAWYA; this is encoded by the coding sequence ATGCCCGTAAAAAGAAGTGTACTGGATACCTGGATAGAGAAAAAAGAAATGTTGTCTCTCTCCTCCCGAAAAGCTCTGTCTGACTGGCAGCTCAAAAAAATCCGAAATCTTTTGGTCTATGCAGGCGCAAACAGCCCATGGTACCGGAAAAGACTCTCGGGTCACGCACTACCGGAATCTCTGGAAGAGTTTGCGTCCTTTCCCCTGATGGACGGGCAGGACCTGGCAGATGCCGGACTTTCTATGCTGTGCGTCTCTCAGGGAGATATCAGCCGGGTGGTGACTTTACAGACTTCAGGAACGGAAGGCCGTCCCAAACGTATTTTTTATACTGCCGGGGACCAGGAATTAACCGTCAGCTTTTTTCATCACGGAATGTCTGAACTGACCTCAGAGGGGGAAGCCGTGATGGTATTTCTTCCATTCAAAGCAGAAGGGTGTGTGGGAGATCTGCTGATCCGGGGACTGAAAAGGCTGGGTGTGCAGCCGGTTGGATACGGACTGATGGATGATTTGGCGAACTGCGCAAAAGCCATACTGGAAAACCGGATTTCCTGTGCAGTGGGAATCCCTGTACAGTTCCTCGCGCTTGGTGAATACTGCAGAAAACGGGGGATACACCTGCCCTTAAAAGCTGTACTTTTAAGTACGGACTATCTGGCTCTGCCGGTGCGGGAAAGAATTGCATCTGCTCTTGGATGTGAAGTATACAATCATTTTGGCATGACGGAGACCGGATTGGGATGTGCCCTTGAATGCGGCGCGCATGATGGAATGCATATCCGGGAGAATGATATCTATGCGGAAATTGTGCATCCTGTGACTCATGAGGTTCTGGAAGATGGTGAGTGGGGGGAGCTTGTGGTCACCACACTTACCAGAAAAGGAATGCCGCTTCTGCGTTACCGGACCGGCGATTTTGCCAGGCTGCTTCCGGGAACCTGCGCCTGCGGCAGCCGGTTAAAGCGGCTGGAATGCGGAGGACGGCTGGGCTTTGGAGGTATGATAGCAAAACTGGATGAAGCCCTGTTTTCCATGGATCTACTGGTCGATTATAATGCGGAGTATGAACCTGATGTTAAAAGGCTTACCCTTGGATTAAAGTTTATGGACGATAGGTTTTGTGTGGAGAGGATCTGTGCAGATAAAAATAGCATAGATATAAGCAGTGCGAATGGAAACTGTATGGATAGAAACTTTACTAGTGAAAACTGTAACGATGGGAGCTGTAGCGATGGGAACTGCGGCGACGGAATCTGTAGCGATGGAATCTGTAGTGATGGAATCTGTAGCGATGAGAACTGTAGTGACGAAAACTGTAACCACAAAAACTGCAGCGATGAGAATTGTAGCGACGGAAACTGTGCTGATGGAAACTGTAACAATATAATCTATAGCAACGGAAACTGCAGCGACGGAAACTGTAACTACAAAAACTATAACTACAGAAACCGTATGAATAGATGTTATATCGATAGAAACGATATAGACATAACGATAAATAAACTTCTTAGTGACGCCGGATTAGATATCTATTTCAACGAGGTATGTATTTCCTGTTCCGGTCTGAGTCATATTTTAGACTGCCGTGCAGGGAAACGGAAAGTTAAAATTAGAGGTAAATATGAATTTGATCTTCATGCGGCATGGTATGCCTGA
- the trsS gene encoding radical SAM (seleno)protein TrsS gives MEIKILGCEKADNCFANAKSYIYTLSSPVNDALLEKMSYWGRMKVRRDFRRPFFMLDTDEGIQLKGVLNENVIKAGFPEDTWEEKKSDFERRLCGGTDQPEVMGKTESVCPVCLRRLDAQKVQVGDQVYLEKSCPEHGDFRALIWNGPPAYRTFDRERCFTAPVAPAVASDKGCPDDCGLCPEHRQRTCCVLLEVTNRCNLECPVCFAASQAENSAKQSFSLNEPDLENIRHRFQAMMHMGGPFNIQLSGGEPAMRDDLAHIIRMGKEMGFPFFQLNTNGIRIGKDFDYLKNLADAGLDCVFLQFDGLSEETYRKLRGRELLQAKLDAIAACQRAGVGVVLVPVIVPGVNDGEIGHILDFALEHMPVVRGVHFQPASHFGRYDQRLPKDRYTLPELLRAIEVQTKGQMKAKDFSPGNAENPYCSFSGNFILQADGKLQPWRTGTSCGCGTADSSKKAREFVAKQWSAPQKDCCCTDSPSRSTSSCCDTSSLDNFLDRLEQYSLAVSAMGFMDAWTLDLERLKECYIHVVTGEENVRLIPFCAYNLTAEDGTCKYRGHEKGYHKCP, from the coding sequence ATGGAAATTAAAATACTGGGCTGTGAAAAGGCGGACAACTGTTTCGCCAATGCAAAATCATACATCTATACACTCTCCTCACCTGTAAATGATGCTCTTTTGGAAAAAATGTCATACTGGGGCAGGATGAAGGTGAGGCGGGATTTCAGAAGGCCTTTCTTTATGCTGGATACAGATGAAGGGATTCAGCTAAAAGGGGTCCTCAATGAAAATGTGATCAAAGCCGGGTTTCCTGAGGATACATGGGAAGAGAAGAAATCGGATTTTGAAAGACGGTTATGCGGCGGTACGGACCAGCCGGAAGTTATGGGGAAAACAGAAAGTGTCTGTCCTGTCTGCCTCAGACGGCTGGACGCGCAGAAGGTCCAAGTGGGGGATCAGGTATATCTGGAGAAGTCCTGCCCCGAACACGGAGATTTCCGCGCTCTCATCTGGAACGGACCTCCGGCATACCGGACCTTTGACAGAGAGCGCTGTTTTACGGCGCCTGTGGCACCCGCGGTCGCATCAGACAAGGGATGTCCCGATGACTGCGGGCTTTGTCCGGAACACCGGCAGCGCACCTGCTGTGTGCTGCTGGAGGTGACGAACCGTTGTAATCTTGAGTGTCCCGTATGCTTTGCAGCTTCACAGGCTGAGAACTCTGCCAAACAGAGTTTTTCTTTGAATGAGCCTGACCTGGAAAATATCAGACATCGTTTTCAGGCTATGATGCACATGGGCGGTCCATTTAATATACAGTTATCCGGCGGGGAACCTGCCATGCGGGATGATCTGGCCCACATTATCCGTATGGGAAAAGAGATGGGATTTCCCTTTTTCCAGCTCAATACCAACGGCATACGCATCGGTAAAGATTTTGATTATCTGAAAAACCTGGCTGATGCCGGCCTTGACTGTGTATTTCTGCAGTTTGACGGGCTGAGTGAGGAGACATACCGGAAGCTAAGGGGAAGGGAGCTTCTTCAGGCAAAGCTGGATGCCATAGCAGCCTGCCAAAGGGCAGGTGTGGGAGTTGTGCTTGTCCCTGTCATCGTACCGGGTGTCAATGACGGTGAGATCGGTCATATCCTCGACTTTGCCCTGGAGCATATGCCAGTGGTGAGAGGCGTGCATTTCCAGCCTGCAAGTCATTTCGGAAGGTATGACCAACGGCTGCCCAAAGACCGTTATACGCTTCCTGAACTTCTTCGGGCAATTGAAGTCCAGACAAAAGGGCAGATGAAGGCTAAAGATTTTTCACCTGGCAACGCGGAAAATCCCTATTGTTCTTTCAGCGGAAATTTTATACTTCAGGCCGACGGGAAACTGCAGCCGTGGCGTACTGGAACATCATGCGGGTGCGGAACAGCCGATTCCTCTAAAAAGGCCCGGGAATTTGTGGCAAAGCAGTGGTCAGCGCCTCAAAAGGACTGCTGCTGTACGGATTCCCCCTCCCGGAGCACTTCGTCCTGCTGCGATACCAGTTCTCTTGACAACTTTCTTGATCGTCTGGAGCAATACAGCCTGGCAGTCTCCGCCATGGGATTTATGGACGCCTGGACACTGGATCTTGAAAGGCTGAAGGAATGTTATATCCACGTGGTTACCGGGGAAGAAAATGTACGTCTCATCCCATTTTGTGCCTATAACCTGACCGCCGAGGACGGCACCTGTAAATACCGAGGACACGAGAAAGGATATCATAAATGCCCGTAA